CATAGTGAAGAAATGTCGGAAAAGATATTCATCATACCGGCAAACCGAACCAGGTATTTGTCAGAAATCAGTGAAACGATCAGAAATTATAATGACTGGACAGAAAAACAGGCTGAAATAGCTCATCAGCTTCAGGGAATCCGGAATGCCATTGATCTGGCTAAGAAAGACAAGGATGAAGAGTTATCCGAAAAGCTGGAGAAAATTTATGCTGAAAAAGAACTTGAATTAGATCCCAAATGCAGAAAAATCCTTGAAAACTGGCAGGAAAAAGTAAATTGTTTTCGTCAACCTGAATTTGTTTATAAAGTCAGGGATAAGGAAATTAAAGTTAAGACACATACCAAATCTTTAAGTCACCTGCAGATCCCCAAAATTGCCATGCCGAATTATTTAAGCTGGGGTGATATTTTAAAATGGAGTTTGCGTGAAAATATTCCAGGTGAATTTCCTTATGCAGCAGGTGTTTTTCCGTTCAAGAGGGAAGAAGAAGACCCGACACGTATGTTTGCAGGCGAGGGCGGACCTGAACGCACCAACAAACGCTTTCATTATGTATCGAGAGGTATGCCGGCCAAAAGGCTCTCCACGGCATTCGACAGTGTAACACTTTATGGCCGTGATCCGGATGTCAGGCCTGATATTTATGGAAAAATTGGCAATTCAGGGGTGTCGGTTTCCTGTTTGGACGATGCCAAAAAACTTTATTCCGGATTTAATCTGGCCAATCCCAAAACATCTGTTTCGATGACCATCAACGGTCCGGCACCTGCCATGGTTGGCTTCTTTATGAATACTGCCATCGATCAGCAATGCGAAATCTACATCCGGCAGCAGGGAATCGAAAAAGAAGTTCAGAAAAAAATAGACGAAATTTACAGGAAAAAAGGGACTGTCAGACCGGCTTATCAGGGACAGATTCCCGAAGGAAATGACGGATTGGGGCTGATGTTGCTTGGTGTTACAGGAGATCAGGTGCTTCCCAGGGAAGTTTATGTGAAAATAAAAGCAGAAACCATATCCGTTGTGAGGGGAACCGTTCAGGCAGATATTTTAAAGGAAGATCAGGCACAGAATACCTGCATTTTCTCAACTGATTTTGCCCTCAAAATGATGGGTGATATTCAGGAGTATTTTATTAACAACTGTGTTAGGAATTTTTACTCAGTTTCTATTTCTGGTTATCATATTGCAGAAGCCGGAGCAAATCCCATTACCCAACTGGCTTTTACCCTCGCAAATGGCTTTACCTATGTTGAATATTATCTTTCGAGAGGAATGAATATCAATGATTTTGCTCCGAATCTTTCCTTTTTCTTTTCCAATGGAATTGACCCCGAATATTCAGTGATCGGACGGGTAGCAAGGTTAATCTGGGCAAAGGCGATAAAACTTAAATATGGGGGAGATTCAAGATCGCAAAAGCTTAAATATCATATTCAAACCTCAGGAAGATCGCTTCACGCACAGGAGATTGACTTTAATGATATAAGAACAACCCTGCAGGCAATTTATGCCATTTACGACAATTGTAATTCATTGCATACGAATGCCTATGATGAAGCCATCACAACCCCTACTGAAGAGTCTGTCAGGAGAGCATTGGCCATACAAATGATTATCAATCATGAATTTGGGCTGGCAAAAAATCAGAATCCCAATCAGGGATCATTTATAATCGAATACCTGACCAATATGGTCGAGGAAGCTGTAATGAAGGAATTTGATCGTCTGACAGAGCGCGGAGGTGTTTTAGGTGCTATGGAAAGTATGTATCAACGAAGTAAAATTCAGGAAGAATCACTTTATTATGAGACTTTAAAGCACACGGGAGAATTACCAATAATGGGTGTGAATACATTTCTTTCTTCAAAAGGATCGCCAACGGTCATTCCCGGAGAAGTCATCAGAGCGACAAAGGAAGAGAAAGAATATCAGATATTTATGATTAATCAACTTCATAAGACGTGGGAAAAGGAATCAGTTTTCCAGTTGGAGAATCTGAAAAAAGCTGCCCTGCACAATAAAAACATTTTCGAAGAATTGATGGAGGTAACCAAATATTGTTCAATAGGCCAGATTACGAATGCCTTATTTCAGGTGGGTGGTCAATACAGAAGAAATATGTAATGATTAAGTCATTGAAATTCGGTTTATTGTTATCAGGTCAGTTTTTCGGGAAAAATATTAATGAAATTAGGAATAAATTTCAGGCAGAAAAATATTTATAAAAATGTCAAATTACAAGGTTTTAGTCATTAATCCACGCTCAAGATTTACGAAAATAGCTGTGTATAATAATCATGAGCTCGTTTTTTTAAACAAAATCATGCATCCTGATGAAGAGTTGAATCAGTTTGAAAATATAATTGACCAGTTGGCATACCGGAAGTCAATTATTTTTAAAGAGCTAATGGATGGAGATGTTGATATTAAAAGTATCAATCTTGTCGTTAGCAGAGGTGGATTGATAAAGCCTTTAAGATCTGGTGTTTACGAGATTAATGAAGCTATGTTGTCCGACCTGAAGGATTCACCTTTTGGAATCGATCAGGTAAATCTGGGAGGATTGATTGCAGATCAGATAGCAAAAATGCTTGGCGTAAAGGCTTATACCTCTGATCCTGTGGTGGTCGATGAAATGGATGAGATTGCCAGGATAACCGGTCATCCTGATTTTGAAAGAAAATCGGTTTTTCATGCACTGAATCAGAAAGCAGTTGCCAAACGATATGCGAAATCATTTAATAAAAAGTATGAAGAAATAAATCTGATTGTTGCTCATCTTGGGCTGGGCATTTCGGTAGGTGCACATTCAAAAGGAAGAGTGATAGATGTAACCCAAAGTTTTGACGGGGAAGGACCATTTTCTCCAAAAAGAAGCGGGACGCTTCCTGCAGGTGATCTGGTGAAAATGTGTTTTAGCGGGAAATATACCATGATGGAGATTTTGAAAAAAATATCCGGAAAAGGAGGGATGATGGCACATTTCGGCACTGAAGATATGAAAGAAATAGAACAAAGGGCATTAAACGGAGATCGTCAGGCACGGCTGGTTTATGAAGCTATGGCGTATAATGTGGCCAAATATATTGCCATGATGTATCCGGTTTTGATGGGCGAGGTTGATGCCATCATACTGACGGGTGGTATTGCCAACAGCAAATATTTTACAGAATATATTGTTCAACGGGTACAAAAGCTTGCCCCTGTTCATGTGTATCCGGGAGGAGATGAAATGGAAGCCCTTGCCTATAATGTGATGGCAGCCCTTGATGGGGAAGTGCCAATACTGGAATATAAGTAAAACTATGTATAGATTGTTGATAATCATATTATTATTGATTTCAGGTATTTCACTTAGCTGTCGGCAGAAGCAAATCGAAAATCAGATGGATACAGAAGAATTTAAACTTGAAAAATACCTTGGGACTTGGTATGAAATTGCCAGGTTTCCTCACAGGTTTGAAAAAGATTTACAAGGAGTTACAGCTACCTATTCCCTGATGAAAAACAGAAAAGTCCGCGTATTGAATCAGGGATACAAAGGCTCTTTGGATGGAAAACATAGTGCTGCAAAAGGCAAAGCCTATGTGGTCAGTGCGAAAAAACCCCCCAGGTTAAAAGTATCTTTTTTTCTATTCTTTTATGCCGATTATAACATCCTTGCACTGGATTATGATAACTATCAATGGGCGATGATAGGCAGCAGCTCTCCCGATTATTTCTGGATATTATGCCGTCAGCCGCAGATGGATGCTGAAATTTTCGAAATGCTCAAACAAAAAGCCATTGAAATGGGATATGATTTGAGCAAACTTCAGATGGTTCAGCAGAAAGCATTATAAGGGCATATTTTTGTTTGAAAGATTCCGGATTAAGTTAAAGTACCTGACGGGTATTTTTTGATGGACTGAATTTTGAAATTGTTTGATAATCAATTAGCAGAAAGATTTTCTACATACTTGTACATCCTTTTTTCCTGAAGTGTGATTTCCCGAAATATATTCCTGTTCTGACTTCAAAAGGCACATAGGAAAGGTAATTTCCGGATTTGACAGTCGTTCCTTTCTGATTGAGAACACCGCCTCCCAGACCGGCAGACGCTGAAACATAGCCTCTTTCAGGGAGATCCCAT
Above is a window of Sphingobacteriales bacterium DNA encoding:
- the buk gene encoding butyrate kinase, which produces MSNYKVLVINPRSRFTKIAVYNNHELVFLNKIMHPDEELNQFENIIDQLAYRKSIIFKELMDGDVDIKSINLVVSRGGLIKPLRSGVYEINEAMLSDLKDSPFGIDQVNLGGLIADQIAKMLGVKAYTSDPVVVDEMDEIARITGHPDFERKSVFHALNQKAVAKRYAKSFNKKYEEINLIVAHLGLGISVGAHSKGRVIDVTQSFDGEGPFSPKRSGTLPAGDLVKMCFSGKYTMMEILKKISGKGGMMAHFGTEDMKEIEQRALNGDRQARLVYEAMAYNVAKYIAMMYPVLMGEVDAIILTGGIANSKYFTEYIVQRVQKLAPVHVYPGGDEMEALAYNVMAALDGEVPILEYK
- a CDS encoding lipocalin family protein; this translates as MDTEEFKLEKYLGTWYEIARFPHRFEKDLQGVTATYSLMKNRKVRVLNQGYKGSLDGKHSAAKGKAYVVSAKKPPRLKVSFFLFFYADYNILALDYDNYQWAMIGSSSPDYFWILCRQPQMDAEIFEMLKQKAIEMGYDLSKLQMVQQKAL
- a CDS encoding methylmalonyl-CoA mutase codes for the protein HSEEMSEKIFIIPANRTRYLSEISETIRNYNDWTEKQAEIAHQLQGIRNAIDLAKKDKDEELSEKLEKIYAEKELELDPKCRKILENWQEKVNCFRQPEFVYKVRDKEIKVKTHTKSLSHLQIPKIAMPNYLSWGDILKWSLRENIPGEFPYAAGVFPFKREEEDPTRMFAGEGGPERTNKRFHYVSRGMPAKRLSTAFDSVTLYGRDPDVRPDIYGKIGNSGVSVSCLDDAKKLYSGFNLANPKTSVSMTINGPAPAMVGFFMNTAIDQQCEIYIRQQGIEKEVQKKIDEIYRKKGTVRPAYQGQIPEGNDGLGLMLLGVTGDQVLPREVYVKIKAETISVVRGTVQADILKEDQAQNTCIFSTDFALKMMGDIQEYFINNCVRNFYSVSISGYHIAEAGANPITQLAFTLANGFTYVEYYLSRGMNINDFAPNLSFFFSNGIDPEYSVIGRVARLIWAKAIKLKYGGDSRSQKLKYHIQTSGRSLHAQEIDFNDIRTTLQAIYAIYDNCNSLHTNAYDEAITTPTEESVRRALAIQMIINHEFGLAKNQNPNQGSFIIEYLTNMVEEAVMKEFDRLTERGGVLGAMESMYQRSKIQEESLYYETLKHTGELPIMGVNTFLSSKGSPTVIPGEVIRATKEEKEYQIFMINQLHKTWEKESVFQLENLKKAALHNKNIFEELMEVTKYCSIGQITNALFQVGGQYRRNM